DNA sequence from the Geobacter sp. AOG2 genome:
CTTCCACCGCCCCGTATATCGGAGATAACAACCAGAAAAGCCCCGGCGACCGGGGCTTTTTTTTGTGGGATTGATGGGGATTATAGGAAAAATAGGAAAATGGGACTTATAGGAATTATAGGACTCATGGGAAAGCTCATCCCCCCTCATGGTTTCCCATAGGTCCTATTGGTCCTATAGGTCCCATTGGTCCCATAAAGCTCATCCCCCCTCCTGGTTTCCCATAAGTCCCATTATTCCTATTAGTCCCATAAAGCCCAGCCCCCCGGTACCCCTATCCCCCGATTTGGCGTATACTATACTTATCAAGCAAAAACAAAAAAGGAGAACGCCATGAACCAGTCCATTATCAAGGGCGTCATGGTCGGTATAGCGACGGTGGCGCTTGCGGTTGCCGGAGTGGCAGGCTACAAGACAATGCACCCCACGTCTGCGGATGTCGTCGCAGTGAAGGAGATCACCAGGACGGTCGAAACCCCGCGCCGGGAATGCCGGGATGTGCAGGTACAACGGCGTGCGCCGACCTCCGACCCCAACCGGATCGCCGGGACGGTGATCGGCGGCCTGGCGGGCGGCCTGCTGGGTAACCAGATCGGCAGGGGCGCGGGCAATGCCGTGGCCACGATTGCCGGGGCCGCCGGCGGAGCCTATGTGGGCAACCAGGTGCAGGGCGGCATGCAGAGAAACGATATAGTCACCGCCACGAAACGCATCT
Encoded proteins:
- a CDS encoding glycine zipper 2TM domain-containing protein produces the protein MNQSIIKGVMVGIATVALAVAGVAGYKTMHPTSADVVAVKEITRTVETPRRECRDVQVQRRAPTSDPNRIAGTVIGGLAGGLLGNQIGRGAGNAVATIAGAAGGAYVGNQVQGGMQRNDIVTATKRICKTVYDKTMQVVGYDVTYRLKGKEDVVRLAYRPGATLPVENGQVVAAPPVTTQ